The DNA window CTCCATCCCACAATTTCCCTCAACTTGACTTGTCTCGGAAGAATTCTGCCCTTCTATTGTTTCCCTGCATTCTGCCCTTATGGGAATAGGATGGTGGATATTGTTGTTGGGGtactttgtttttttaaaaaaaaatttagttgtgAGGGGGCAAATATGATGCCACAACAAAAAAAGTTGAATGCACACACTAAATACGGTGGGAATGGATGGTGGATGTTGTTTACATTCATCCCCTATTTGAATGTACACACTAAATGGACATTTATGAcgccacaaaaaaaaattgaaagtaaaCTTTTTTAAATGTTGAGATGAAAAATCTCATATTTTCCTTCTATGATAATAGTGTTTAAATGTACACTGAACCTTGTTGCGTTTAAGATATAAGTCTTTTCAACATCGAAATAACTTACCTTCAATTAAATGTAATTCGAAGCTAGATTGGAAATTTAGATGCATCTTGTGTTTGATGCATCTTGTGTTTGAATGTTATAATACAACCTGATGGAGTAGTTGTTTTTGCATTTCTTATTATAGTATGATGTCTGAATGCATCTTGCAGTACTTGTTTTCAGTATAGGCatattaaattatgaaaataaatagaaatgtAATGTCTGATTTATACTGTTCAGCTGGTATCTATATTAGATACAGCCTCATTTTTGTACCTGTGCTCCACAAGGTGTTGTGGTAGGAAGGAACTGGGAAGCTTATGTCCTGATATTTTCATCTATATGTAATTTGCTTACTTGACTATAATACTCCGTGACTTTTGAGGTCTTGATTCTTTTATGCAATTAAACCTTGAACTTGCATCAAAAACCAAAAAGGAGAATGAAGTAAGCCGTAATCACATATTCACATTTGTCAGAGACATGCACATCTATTGATTTTTTCACCAGATGTCTTGTAGTTTCAAACATTCCCAATTCAGCTGCATTCTGCGTCTTATTGCAGGAGAAAAAAGCAGAGTACAAAAGTCTTAGGTTAGTTCCTTCTGAGAAGATGGCTGGACTTCCAGGATACAGTGCCCTTGCTCCCAAGACTAAGAATCTGGTTATGGCAGGAGGTTTGACAGGATTTGTTTTTGGTGTGTACTACTACACTATGAGAGCTGTTGGAGGCTCAGATGAACTTCAAGTAGCCATTGATAAGTTTGAAGATGCAAAACGCAGCAGTGAGGCTGAAGTAAGTTTGGCACCCAAGCAATAATTGTGTGCAATATGAAGGTCACACTGCAATTTGGAAAGAAGTATCGGATGATTTTGAATCAGTAGAACAGGACTTCAATCATCTTATGCTTGTTGAATAACTTGTCCTGTTTCTCATGCTTTGCGAATATATATACTTTGCTGTAAAGATATCAAGATATTGCATCTTTTTTTAAGCTTTTCATGTTGAGataaattttcttcctttttgaaTTTCATGGTCTACAGACTATACAGTCATATTGTTTATTTTAGGTTTTACAGACTCTGCATTAAGTATTCATTGATCTGTATTAAATCATTTACTGCGCCAGTGTGTATATTTTGTAACGAAAATTATCAACTACTACAAATAAAATTGGCCGTCTCAGGGTGCCCATATTATCATTATCCCAGCAAATGAACATTTgaagaaaatgttttaaaattgtCTGTGTTAGCACAGTGAGCTAAATTTGATCTTTAAAGTAGTTGAATGACTTTCTCGTTTTATAGACATAAGTTTAGTTTGGTTCATCGGGCACGATGATAGAATTCAGAAACGAAAATCAAGTAATGTTGTATTCCTTGACATTAAGGTATGCTGGAGACTTCCAAAAAAGTTAGCAACAAGCTAAAACAAGTTAGGTATAAAGTGACtgaacattttattttactgATAATCTGTATGCACAATCGTCCTTAAAGTAAACAACTTCCAGGAGCAACTGATTTATAGTCTGCAAAGctgaattcatttttcattACTTCTTGTAGAGTTGATTTCCCTTACTTAGACTCATCTAAGCAAATACTGTTTATGAAAACTAACATTAAAATATAAAACCCTCATTTCACCTCAAATTCATGGCGATGCTACCTACATCTTCTTCAATTATTGATGCCGAGAGAAGCCTTTAGTTTGTCAACAAGATGGGGCAGTACATTGATGCTGTCGTGAACTGACTGGTCAACACATGATTCCAGTTCCATTGTGGCGTTGCTTTTGTTCTTCTGGAGTTTGGCACTCTCAAACTTGTCTTGGCACACCATTAGAGACCTGTTCAGTCTTTCCTATAATTAACCaataaattacattaataaaCTATGCTTGACGCTATAGAAGTGAAGCACACGGCTTTTGCgggaaacaaaaagaagaagctcgtctttttaaaattgaatgacAATTTACGgaagataaaataatatcatacatATGGGAATTTAGTACTATGATATGATAGAATTTCAATTGACATAACTAATTTCAACATCCAATGTACAATAATGTTGATATTAGTCTAACTCCTTAAAATTGAGATCTAATTGATCAAACGTTTctcgttgagatcactttgcaCGTCAACGATTAAAGCACACACTTATCTGCAGTGCAGGGCTTCAAGCCTATGAAGCAACACCgactactattattatttttgggatGCATAGTTTTTCATAGTTCCCAAATCTGTCTCCAAATGCCACTACTACTAATGTGAACTCAAGAAAACAAATTATCAGATTATAATATAAGTAACAAACCCCACAACCCAAAGTCACAGTTGGTGTACAAGGAAGGAAGAGGGGGAGATAAGATGCCTAGCCCAAGATAGGAAAGCTAATCTGAAAAACAAATGATGGTTCAGTCGTTCAGAAATCCAAAACCAGGACTTGACCAGCCACCCACTATTAAGGGTTCAAGGCAAACATCCTAATTACAAAACCTAAAACCAGAGTCAATTTGATCCATCCGACTCGGAAACAGAGCAGATGCAATATGCCTCTGAAAGAGACTTTTCCATCTCACTTCAGATGCACAAGTGACTCAAATTCTATTAGTACAGACATTTGGAAAGACTTCGGGTGGTTCATACATCTTAGAGCAATACATGCAGttgaattatcaaaaaaaaaaaacatgcgTGCAGTCAAATGCTTTTCTTGGTTAGTGGTTAAAGGTAAATGCCTTACCCTGAACAATCTTCAGAAGAGAGGCATCCCTCTTTGCAAAAGATGCTCACTCTGTGAAGAAGATGCTGAGGATGTCAatcatctttttcttcattgtaaAGCTGCTTGTCAATCTGGTATATTTCTTTGACCGCCTTGGACACAAGATGGTTTCACCCTACACCCCCTTGGAATTTTTGTTAGATAGGAAAAACAATGGCATGTCTAAAGTCTCCTCTAAGATTTAGAACACTATCCCTGTAGTTGTGTGGTGGGTTATCAGAGAGGAACATAAAGCTGAAGGCTTTGAAGACAGAAGAGACAACATtctcaattttaaaaacaaatgtgtatttttttcttggtttaGAACCAACTCTCATGATAGATTTTCTTATTAGTTCTTTACATTCTCTGAGAAGTTATTATCGAGCTTTTGCTTAGCTCTCATTGATAATACACTTGATTTTACTgattaaaaacaaacaaatcaGAGACAAATTACCCATTCCACAGAAACTATTCACACAAGTTGCGAGTATCAGTTCACAAGCTTCAACAGCAACTTATTCTCACAAGAACATCAACATAATCAGTGAGAATCATTTGGACATTTGGTCTCAATTCTCAGAGCTAATACACTCTGGGAACATTAACTTTTTTTGATTGGTACTCTGGGATCATTATCATCAAATATTTCTCTGCGACAATTTTCTCTTCTGGCAATTTAATAGCTGAGAGGAGgacaagaatattttattttgaattggttgttagaggagaagaagaatatAAACCTTCCAATTATATCGGTGAACTCTTAAATTGATTCATGTCCCCCCACTCCTAAGGAAAATTTTATAGTTATACTGGATTCAACAAACCTATTCAACCAGTAATATAATATGCCGAATGAATATCCACTCGATTCTTTGGGTCGTAAGCATTATGTAGGAAAGATGAGAGCTTGGTtgaactgatgagaatgtgaggAAAATCAAAATTAGGAGTCACTTAATCTTAAAAGATGGAGAAGGCAAAAAATGGTATCAACAATCTTAAGAATATACTTCACAATCTTAAGGGTATATGCTATGTAGCAGGTGTTACTTATGAGAAATATCTAATTAGTTTATTGAGCATCTTTTCATACATTGCAGTTTGGCAGATCGGGGAAATGTTATTGACAGTTTTTGGAGTATATTGTGCAGTACACTACAGTTTTAGAAGATTGTTAGTCTGCTGGAAGACATATTATGCTGGCAGAATTCATAAAAAGATTTGGATGTCAGTTCCCCTATGCAATGCTTGGACTCTACAGAGAAACAGGAGGTGTTGTGAAGATAAAAAGGAGATGCCCTCTGTTATAACGTATAGATGTAAGCAGAATTTGTTCTACTAATGGCAATTTagttttgaatatgaatgatATGCAGGAGTTGTTAGATTTGGAATATGTAATTGTAAAGCAAGTCCTACTTTTGTAATTTTGCAGCAGTAGCCTATTGGTAGTGCTTATAAATAAAACTTTATCCTATCAAAAATTATGTACACACTTCAAGAAGTGTTGTTGGACTAAGTATGTATGTGTTTGGTTTGTTTGGGTAGGGGAGAGTGATTGTACTTCTACTTTAATCTATTTTGTCTAATACCCTCGCCCTTCAAccaatctctctctctctctctctctctttctctctctctctctctctctatatatatatatatatatatatatttgataggGGCAAACGACATGAAGTTTCCTGAGTTTTTTTCACTCGATTAGATGCAATTTCATACTTATAAAGTAAAGATATGCAAGGGCTTTATCTGATCTGTAATATCTAATAAGTAGATCGTTTCCTTTTTGAAACAGAACGTGTCCCTGAGTCGCTACTAACCCAAAATTCAGTTCCCTGATAACAAGCTTCTTCAAATCATATACCAATATATACTCTCTTTGTCCCTTTACTTTTCCAATTTTGACCTTTTATTtgtccctttttacttgtcatttttgacaaatcaagaaaagacaatattTTATACCCATTATAcctcaatttatttagagaggttaatgtttttgaaaaagatagaacctctttcatgagtaaattgattttggaattctatcaattaataggggtaaaatggtaaactcactatgtcaattattattttcttaatagatgtgccaagtcaaaaatgaacaagtaaatagggatagagggagtactTGATGAAACCTTCATCAGAAGAACTTATCAAACAAGAAGGGAAATAGCAACTAATATTTCCTAAGGTATAAGAGAATTGAAAGGCATAAACTGTAAAATTACTAATGAAAATTGTTGGAATCATATTTTTCTCAAGCAAAATGCTACTAAAAAGTGTAGCTGAAAAGGATAAGCATTTCAATAGCAAGATTATCATCTAAAACCACTACTGTCTCATTTCAGGACCATCCAACTGCAATTAGCAACGTGGTGATTTGTATTAATTGGAAAGAAAGTCAAACATATCAAACAACTCATTGTGAAATCAAAACAACTAAACCCCAATTCCAAATTAGATAGGTCAACAACATGATGCTCTATATCAACCCCACTCCACTTGGTCTCCTTCATTCCAATACTCAATCAGACAAATtaaaggttttaaaaccaaagaTTCATTAAGTTTCAAACTTATCGCTACTGacataaaaatctcaaactAAACAAAAAAGCTTCTTGGAAAATACCAGACCTAATGTAAGTGCACCCAATCACAACTAAACCTTAATCTAACTTGTTGGTATCGCCTGCATGGATACTTTGTTTCCACTATGTTTTATCCACACCGATTCGAAAAGATCACAAGTCTTTTTAAGAAACTTCCCTCCATGTAATTTGAGATCTACCTCACTTCCTTTTAACACCTTTGATCATCATGGTGGCACATCTAACATCCGGTCCATTTCGAGATTTTTATAAGAGACATAGGGCCAATAATAGTTTATTCCAGATGtgattatttctaattttgtatAACCAGTCATTCATCTTAACATCTACATGTGTACAACAACGCTTCTTGTGAATATGTTAGGTCCCATAGAGACAGTATTTACTCTCATATAGCATTCACTTCCATATGAGAATTTAAAACAGGAATAAATAATGATACCATAGAttacatcattattttttttatttttttttataaccgagaaatccgtctgtgaccctccctttggaccaatcacagccttctaaactcggtggataatgggcccgcccctctacccctctccacttaaataccgggcttcgctttgcatggtgtggggcttgaacctgcgacggaagccacaaatcctccaccttttgccacttgagctaggccttgggggccaTAGATTACATCATTATGGATCCATGAGATCACCGATGTGTACCCATAGTGTTATTACTTCTACATAGCCACAATATGCACATATATACTAAGGGAGGaaatcccattccaccaatagggAGAGTACATGATAAATGGTGCTATGGAATTGAGAAATCAAGAGGCACAAGTAAAAATTTCAACCtatcaacaaattttaaatgacCCACTAAGTAATTGATGAAAAGAACAACTACATTCTCACAAGGACACGCAGAGCTCAGATTTAAGCTATTTAACATAACTCTAAGTCCATGAGAAGTTCCCATGCCTCACACGCAACGTCACCTCCAGCCCTaggaaataaaaatcaaaagcTGCTGCTTTTTCTTTCCTgtctttcatcttcttttgtTTCCATGTTTCTTTGATAAGTAGGAATTTTACAGTATGTCGAGGGGCAGAAcctgtgagaaatataggaaaagaatagtattgaattgttgttgtgtctacattattacattgagaccctatttatagacactagaatacaatcctttaccaagtaggatactatttactattccaattcctattctaaataggattgtataaccctattcctattctaataggattgtataaccctattcctattctaataggattgtataaacctattcctattctaataggattgtataaacctattcctattctaataggattgtataaacatattcatgttctaacactccccctcaagctagtgcatacaattcatgtacctagcttgttacaaatgtaattaatacgaggaccgatgaggggcttggtgagatatctgcaagttgatcagtcgacttcacaaaattgacagtcaatctcaatgtgcttgtcTTCTCATTAAATATtggatttgatgcataatgtcaGTCAATTTCAATGTGCTTAATCTTCAATTAGATgcataatgccgataaaacacagagtgataaaattacaatgctgaacttcccaaaccaaacttgcAAAGACTGTTTCGAACCATTGAGTGACCCACataatcgacatacaaggctattaaactccccctgagcaacaaagtgctcaaaatctagtacaaagtatatggatcatgttggaatcaatagatgaGTCGATATTAAATAAGAAAGTCACCGAAAAATTGGCCGGAACGTGCTCATACGACGGAGTAGATTTGATGGCGGAAAGTtgtcaaataaaattatatgaatagggtcggaatgatgacacgacccaactagaaaatagaaattatataggaaAGGTCAGATTGATGGCACGACCCTattgaaaaaaggaaataatatgggtagggtcggaatgatggcacaaccctacgcaaatcagatttgagTTGTCACCGAAAAGACGAATGGAACTACGGAAATCAAATCTAAGGAGCCACCGAAAAGACACACGGTGCTATGCAACTCAGATATGAGTTCAGAAAAATCCACGGcgcaaattaaatatgaaaagtagttcggagagatgcacggtgctacGCAAATCAAATATGCAAAAAAGGTAGTCACCGGAAGGGTGGCACgatgctacacaaattaaatatgaaaaaaaaagtcaccAGAAAGATCGCACGGTGCTACCCTTCGGGgcggcccagtggtttgggcttgggacttccatgttggaggtctcaagtttgaaaccccttgccagcaaaagcaaggggtttgccttctgggtcgagctcgtcgcttCGGGcatgcctagtgcgggttacctctcctatgtggtttgcaagctattgcataggagcaagggttttaccctgtgcgcacccaaagggtagcgggtttcccttgtcataaaaaaaaagattgcacggtgctacaaaaattaaatatgaaaaagtagtcactggaatgatggcacggtgctacacaaattagatatagaAAAATAGTCACCGAaaagatggcacggtgctacacaaattaaatatgaaaaagtaatcACCAGAAAGATAGCACGGTGACCTGTCTGACTGAGTTTTCTTCCCCTGAATATGGGGTTCATGCATATATCATTGATTTTTGTCACTTTTGTTAACATAATTATTGGCCAGACGGGCGGCATATATGGGTAATAGCCACCCGCCGGCAACGGACTCTCTTTGATTTTCTACCAAGAtcgtagaggctctgataccatgtgagaaatataggaaaagaatagtattaaattgttgttatgtctacattattacattgagaccctatttatagacactagaatacaatcctttaccaagtaggatactatttactattcctatttctatttgtattcatattcctattctaaataggattgtataaacctattcctattctaataggattgtataaacttattcatattctaataggattatataaacctattcctattctaacagaACCTAAAATGAATGTAAGCACTATTTTTATAAACTCAGTCCTCAGAAGGACCATGAAGACCAACTTTAATGCTTTACACAAGCTCAAGCACAATTTTGAATGAACAAAAAATTCACTTGAATAAGAAAAGGGGAAGAAAAGAACTGAAAATCAAACTATCCTataagaacaaaaatatatgtaagcTTTAAACAATTCTGGCGTCGTGGCTATCCATCTCCCTTTTTCTATATGGTGAACTTCACCCCCTACCCCAGGAGCCAAACGATTACCCTTCCCCATTTTACGCCTATGGTGACTTGAATCCCCAATCTTAAAGTTGGAGGTGCAGGAACTTTATCACTAAGTTGTTCCTCCTTTGTCTCTCACGATCATCTATCCATCCGTTTCATTACTTCCATTCTCCATCTTATACCTTTCCCTATTCATTTGTTTTATCTCCTCGTCATTACTTTCCACAAACTTCACATACGCCACCTTCTTTTCCTCTACCTTCACTTGGACTTCTCCATCCCACCACCAGTCCCCTTGATGCCCACCGAATCTACCTGTCGAGACCCCTAGCACCTCTCTAGTCACATCCCTAATGCAACTAGCACCTCATGATGAAGTCATTTTTCAGTGTCTTATTACTGAAAAATACTTTATGATAATTTTCTACCAAGAAGGAGAAATAAGTTTTTTCACTTATTAGTGGAAGCAATTTTCTTCTCAAGCTTAAACTAACATGTAAAGACTTTCAATCTTCAATACTAAACAATATCACCAAAATACTGTTCTCACAGGCCACAGCCTATCCTTAACATCATGTGTCACCTACGTTGTACCAAACCGGAAACTATAAAAAGATTCCCTAAGGTAAAACGTTTCAACTGACTACAAATTTCCTCTATACCAATCACAGGCAACATTAGAGTAAGAACAAGAATCTCACACCAAGCACTAAAACATAATTATATACATCTTCACCTGTCTTTGGTATTTTTGATAATGGAAAACAAGTACAACCTATGAATTGATTTATGGCCACAGACGTGGTCCACGAATGTTTTAGACCACACATTTTTAAAGACTTCATCTCTTCCTTAAAACTTAGtaccaaatcaaatcatatcACATAAAATTGGGACTGAGCGAGTAACAAACAGCACATTATCATTGTTTTAGATATAACTTCAAATTCATACCgcaagaaaaaatgaaattacgtataaagaaatgaactttacctGAAACTTGGCCATTTCATTCTGGAAAAGATTCTGAGCATTGTGCACAGGAACACTGCAATGCTCCACACATCGCCCTATCTCCTCTTGATTTCTTCTCCTATCAAAGCATTCGTAAGCACATCTGTAATAAGCTTGCTGCACATACccattaaaaattaacaaaacgGGCCCTAATCAAACATACAATTATCAGCAGGTGAGAAGAAATTGCAGAACCTGAAGAGTGAAAGCAACGTGGTCTTGAATGCCGGCGAATTGGGTTTGGGCAGCTCTGTTAACTTCGTTGAGTTTTTGCCTTAATCTTTCTGAAACTATCCTCTCTTCAGCTGCTGCTATTGCGTCCATTTTCTTCCAATTTGTTGGAAATCAAGATGTAGGGCTTTACAAGGGTTTAAGGATTGGGTTCCAACTTCCAACTAGCGGTAGCAAATGGGCGGGTTGAAAATGGATCAACATAAAATGGATAATAATTTAACCCGTTCATATTTGATATGGATAAAAATGGATCGAGTAAAATActaatttattcatattttacccatattttcatgagtaaatagtactctatttaagaattcaacatggag is part of the Solanum stenotomum isolate F172 chromosome 8, ASM1918654v1, whole genome shotgun sequence genome and encodes:
- the LOC125874595 gene encoding uncharacterized protein LOC125874595 codes for the protein MAGLPGYSALAPKTKNLVMAGGLTGFVFGVYYYTMRAVGGSDELQVAIDKFEDAKRSSEAEVSLAPKQ
- the LOC125874593 gene encoding uncharacterized protein LOC125874593 — encoded protein: MDAIAAAEERIVSERLRQKLNEVNRAAQTQFAGIQDHVAFTLQQAYYRCAYECFDRRRNQEEIGRCVEHCSVPVHNAQNLFQNEMAKFQERLNRSLMVCQDKFESAKLQKNKSNATMELESCVDQSVHDSINVLPHLVDKLKASLGINN